In a single window of the Pedococcus dokdonensis genome:
- a CDS encoding substrate-binding domain-containing protein, whose product MPHSTLQTPTFRRTVAVTLAAATALALGACNRGGADTTGGGGEATVGIALITKDSSNPFFVAMQKGGRADAAKNNVKLTVASGKKEGDDQGQIDAIEQSIARGDKGILITPMSTGVNAAIKKARDAGLFVIALDTPPDPPSTVDITFATNNRNAGKLDGQWAAAQLDGKPAVIALLDLFDDKIVSVDYNRDQGFLEGMGIDVADGKKNGDEAKTGKYTGGKGGDYTIVCNEAGEGAEDGGRSAMEKCLAKNPNINLVYTINEPTAVGANAALKAAGKTALIVSVDGGCAGVSSVKSGVIGATAQQYPLKMATLGMEAIAKIARGGEKPQVSPGLDFFDTGVALVTDKKADGVESITSDEGSKICWGN is encoded by the coding sequence ATGCCTCACAGCACCCTGCAGACCCCCACGTTCCGCCGCACTGTAGCGGTGACCCTCGCCGCCGCGACCGCGCTGGCCCTCGGCGCCTGCAACCGAGGCGGCGCCGACACGACCGGCGGAGGCGGAGAGGCCACGGTGGGCATCGCCCTCATCACCAAGGACTCCTCCAACCCGTTCTTCGTGGCGATGCAGAAGGGCGGAAGGGCCGACGCGGCCAAGAACAACGTCAAGCTGACCGTCGCCTCCGGCAAGAAGGAGGGCGACGACCAGGGCCAGATCGATGCGATCGAGCAGTCCATCGCCCGCGGCGACAAGGGCATCCTCATCACCCCGATGAGCACGGGGGTGAACGCCGCGATCAAGAAGGCGCGGGACGCCGGCCTCTTCGTGATCGCGCTCGACACGCCGCCGGACCCGCCCAGCACCGTGGACATCACCTTTGCGACCAACAACCGCAACGCCGGCAAGCTCGACGGTCAGTGGGCCGCTGCCCAGCTGGACGGCAAGCCGGCGGTGATCGCGCTGCTCGACCTCTTCGACGACAAGATCGTGTCGGTCGACTACAACCGTGACCAGGGCTTCCTCGAGGGCATGGGCATCGACGTGGCCGACGGCAAGAAGAACGGCGACGAGGCCAAGACCGGCAAGTACACCGGTGGCAAGGGCGGCGACTACACGATCGTGTGCAACGAGGCCGGTGAGGGCGCCGAGGACGGTGGCCGCTCGGCCATGGAGAAGTGCCTGGCCAAGAACCCCAACATCAACCTGGTCTACACGATCAACGAGCCGACGGCTGTCGGCGCGAACGCTGCGCTCAAGGCGGCCGGCAAGACCGCCCTCATCGTGTCCGTCGACGGTGGCTGTGCCGGTGTCAGCAGCGTGAAGAGCGGGGTCATCGGTGCGACCGCCCAGCAGTACCCGCTGAAGATGGCCACGCTCGGCATGGAGGCCATCGCCAAGATCGCCCGCGGTGGCGAGAAGCCGCAGGTGTCGCCCGGGCTCGACTTCTTCGACACCGGCGTCGCGCTGGTCACCGACAAGAAGGCCGACGGCGTGGAGAGCATCACCTCCGACGAGGGCTCCAAGATCTGCTGGGGCAACTGA
- a CDS encoding ABC transporter permease, with product MSADVTSAAAEFARRQQSPLQRVQHQLHGKPWLSPLFLLLVAFIAFFIATPTFLTANSMGILFQQTAVVAALAVGQTLVILTAGIDLSVGAIMVLSMMVTATLAKDGGMPAILALFIGVALATVAGFLNGLLVTRINLPPFIVTLGTLSIFTAIALLYSGGESIQADHLPRLLNFLGEGFAIGDFRLTWGIVVVILLYVVMGFVLSQTAWGRYVYAVGDDAESARLSGVPSKRMLLAVYTVAGLIYGIAGWILIGRAGAATPNAAPDANLASITAVVIGGTSLFGGRGRLIGTLIGALIVQTFAFGLSQLGVDQQWRVLATGILVVVAVAIDQWIRKVKA from the coding sequence ATGTCGGCTGACGTCACGTCTGCTGCTGCCGAGTTCGCTCGGCGGCAGCAGTCCCCCCTCCAGCGGGTGCAGCACCAGCTGCACGGCAAGCCCTGGCTGAGCCCGCTGTTCCTGCTCCTGGTGGCGTTCATCGCCTTCTTCATCGCGACGCCCACCTTCCTCACCGCCAACTCGATGGGCATCCTGTTCCAGCAGACCGCGGTCGTCGCGGCCCTCGCCGTGGGGCAGACGTTGGTCATCCTCACGGCCGGCATCGACCTCTCGGTCGGCGCGATCATGGTGCTGTCGATGATGGTGACGGCCACGCTGGCCAAGGACGGCGGCATGCCGGCCATCCTGGCGCTGTTCATCGGTGTCGCCCTGGCGACCGTCGCAGGGTTCCTCAACGGCCTGCTCGTCACCAGGATCAACCTGCCGCCGTTCATCGTGACCCTCGGCACCCTGAGCATCTTCACGGCCATCGCCCTGCTCTACTCGGGCGGGGAGAGCATCCAGGCCGACCACCTGCCTCGGCTGCTCAACTTCCTCGGTGAAGGGTTCGCGATCGGCGACTTCCGCCTCACCTGGGGCATCGTCGTGGTCATCCTCCTCTATGTCGTCATGGGGTTCGTGCTCTCCCAGACGGCCTGGGGTCGCTACGTCTACGCGGTCGGTGACGACGCCGAGTCGGCCCGCCTCTCCGGTGTGCCGAGCAAGCGGATGCTCCTCGCGGTCTACACCGTGGCCGGCCTCATCTACGGCATCGCCGGCTGGATCCTGATCGGACGCGCCGGAGCCGCCACACCCAACGCGGCGCCCGACGCCAACCTGGCGAGCATCACCGCCGTCGTCATCGGTGGCACCAGCCTCTTCGGTGGTCGGGGACGCCTCATCGGCACCCTGATCGGGGCGCTCATCGTCCAGACGTTCGCCTTCGGGCTCTCCCAGCTCGGGGTCGACCAGCAGTGGCGTGTCCTCGCGACCGGCATCCTCGTCGTCGTCGCGGTCGCCATCGACCAGTGGATCAGGAAGGTGAAGGCATGA
- a CDS encoding ATP-binding cassette domain-containing protein: MSTSTLEVAHGGIPAGKEEIYAKEPVLSARKLVITFGRVVGLDGVDLDLYPGEVLAVIGDNGAGKSTLIKCLTGAYVPDSGEITLNGQPVHFKKPQDAREAGIETVYQQLAVIPALDIASNLYLAREERRPGPLGSVLRMLDKKGMEKRAGQSVQELGIQTIQNMGQAVETLSGGQRQAVAVARAAAFGSKVVVLDEPTAALGVKESGMVLDMVKQLRDKGLSIILISHNMPHVWEVADRIHIQRLGGRAGVITPQTHDMGEGVAIMTGAKRLEGSS, encoded by the coding sequence ATGAGCACCAGCACGCTCGAGGTCGCCCATGGCGGCATCCCGGCGGGCAAGGAGGAGATCTACGCCAAGGAGCCGGTGCTCTCCGCCCGCAAGCTCGTCATCACGTTCGGTCGGGTCGTGGGCCTCGACGGTGTCGACCTCGACCTCTACCCCGGTGAGGTGCTGGCGGTCATCGGCGACAACGGTGCCGGCAAGTCGACTCTGATCAAGTGCCTCACCGGCGCCTACGTCCCGGACTCGGGCGAGATCACCCTCAACGGTCAGCCAGTGCACTTCAAGAAGCCGCAGGACGCCCGCGAGGCGGGCATCGAGACGGTCTACCAGCAGCTGGCCGTGATCCCCGCCCTCGACATCGCGAGCAACCTCTACCTCGCCCGCGAGGAGCGGCGCCCCGGCCCGCTCGGGTCGGTGCTGCGGATGCTCGACAAGAAGGGCATGGAGAAGCGGGCTGGCCAGTCGGTGCAGGAGCTGGGCATCCAGACCATCCAGAACATGGGGCAGGCCGTGGAGACGCTCTCCGGTGGCCAGCGCCAGGCCGTTGCGGTCGCACGAGCGGCGGCGTTCGGCAGCAAGGTGGTGGTCCTCGACGAGCCGACGGCTGCCCTGGGTGTGAAGGAGTCGGGCATGGTGCTCGACATGGTCAAGCAGCTGCGCGACAAGGGCTTGTCGATCATCCTGATCAGCCACAACATGCCCCACGTCTGGGAGGTCGCCGACCGGATCCACATCCAGCGACTCGGTGGGCGGGCCGGGGTGATCACCCCGCAGACGCACGACATGGGTGAGGGCGTCGCCATCATGACCGGGGCGAAGCGGCTCGAGGGATCGTCGTGA
- a CDS encoding universal stress protein — translation MSGTVVVGYIPTPEGIAAFERAKDEAVLDGSTLVVVNAGQSGNFTSPTFASPADIDAIDTELSGAGIAHEVIQATDQLAPAEEILRVAAEKGARLIVIGVRRRTPVGKLILGSTSQQVLLDAQCPVLAVKAARAG, via the coding sequence GTGAGCGGCACCGTCGTCGTCGGCTACATCCCGACCCCCGAGGGCATCGCCGCCTTCGAGCGGGCCAAGGACGAGGCGGTGCTCGACGGTTCCACGCTCGTGGTGGTCAACGCGGGCCAGAGCGGCAACTTCACCAGCCCGACGTTCGCGAGCCCCGCGGACATCGACGCGATCGACACCGAGCTGTCCGGCGCCGGGATCGCCCACGAGGTGATCCAGGCGACCGACCAGCTGGCCCCGGCCGAGGAGATCCTCCGGGTGGCCGCGGAGAAGGGCGCCCGCCTCATCGTCATCGGGGTCCGGCGTCGGACCCCGGTCGGCAAGCTCATCCTCGGCAGCACCTCGCAACAGGTGCTGCTCGACGCGCAGTGTCCGGTGCTCGCCGTGAAGGCGGCACGGGCCGGCTGA
- a CDS encoding family 43 glycosylhydrolase — MTTPRLKRTLVAVSAAVLVATTGVAAATAGQGHGGRGNGGGNQQSNQGNQGNQGNQGQGGGNGGGNHQSGHGQGDRGGKDHQGQGGNAGPSTGSGGKNHQGKNHQGKDGKRKDGNGGGTRNAAGATGEGDDLRYPGVDTMALPGTDRFISYGASASEGGHRYRVPFTVHGSGNVPTTSATITGDALPRTGAWVAPGSGIWAPAAYHQATGDGAGYYLFYTATHRADDGRKCIGTAWSDTARGPFKAADQPLVCPTKGNRWALDADVARGPKGGIWFTWRDGQRAQGPESALSVVRLKLDAHHQARPVSAPTVIMRSDHLTWAHYRDGAGVTVIENPALLWDNGWYLFYSGNSWPTNYYATGIASCGQRLTDGLCTPIPGPRKAVFAYTGPQEHLPRDMYVHGLPGNKRGPGAMAPFRSNDGHLWVTWNYFRDGSRERFSRTGRLVRTGSGTGADFRVVAL, encoded by the coding sequence ATGACCACACCACGACTCAAGCGGACCCTCGTCGCCGTCTCGGCGGCGGTCCTCGTCGCCACGACCGGCGTCGCCGCCGCAACGGCCGGCCAGGGGCACGGCGGCCGAGGCAACGGCGGTGGCAACCAGCAGAGCAACCAGGGCAACCAGGGCAACCAGGGCAACCAGGGCCAGGGCGGTGGCAACGGCGGTGGCAACCACCAGTCGGGCCACGGCCAGGGCGACAGAGGCGGCAAGGACCACCAGGGACAGGGCGGCAACGCCGGCCCGAGCACCGGGTCGGGCGGCAAGAACCACCAGGGCAAGAACCACCAGGGCAAGGACGGCAAGCGCAAGGACGGCAACGGTGGTGGGACCCGGAACGCCGCCGGAGCGACCGGGGAGGGCGACGACCTGCGCTACCCCGGCGTCGACACCATGGCGCTGCCCGGCACCGACCGGTTCATCAGCTACGGCGCGAGCGCCAGCGAGGGCGGTCACCGCTACCGGGTGCCCTTCACCGTGCACGGCTCGGGCAACGTGCCCACCACGTCAGCCACCATCACCGGCGACGCGCTCCCGCGCACCGGGGCCTGGGTGGCACCGGGATCAGGCATCTGGGCACCGGCCGCGTACCACCAGGCCACCGGCGACGGCGCCGGCTACTACCTCTTCTACACGGCCACGCACCGCGCGGACGACGGCCGCAAGTGCATCGGCACGGCCTGGTCCGACACCGCACGCGGGCCGTTCAAGGCCGCCGACCAGCCACTGGTCTGCCCCACCAAGGGCAACCGCTGGGCCCTCGACGCCGACGTCGCGCGCGGGCCGAAGGGTGGCATCTGGTTCACCTGGCGGGACGGCCAGCGGGCCCAGGGCCCCGAGTCGGCGCTGTCGGTGGTGCGGCTCAAGCTCGACGCGCACCACCAGGCCCGCCCGGTGAGCGCCCCCACCGTGATCATGCGCAGCGACCACCTGACGTGGGCGCACTACCGCGACGGGGCGGGCGTGACCGTGATCGAGAACCCGGCCCTGCTCTGGGACAACGGCTGGTACCTCTTCTACTCCGGCAACTCGTGGCCGACGAACTACTACGCCACCGGCATCGCCTCGTGCGGCCAGCGGCTCACCGACGGTCTCTGCACCCCGATCCCCGGCCCGCGCAAGGCGGTCTTCGCCTACACCGGCCCACAGGAGCACCTGCCGCGGGACATGTACGTGCACGGCCTGCCCGGGAACAAGCGGGGTCCCGGGGCGATGGCGCCGTTCCGCAGCAACGACGGGCACCTGTGGGTGACCTGGAACTACTTCCGCGACGGCAGCCGTGAGCGGTTCAGCCGCACCGGGCGGCTCGTGCGCACCGGCAGCGGGACCGGCGCGGACTTCCGGGTCGTCGCCCTCTGA
- a CDS encoding helix-turn-helix transcriptional regulator, giving the protein MSSPTSSRADTSPTARALLALELIQSTPGIGAGRLGERLGVTERAARRYVAILREAGIPVDSERGPYGGYRVGRGLRLPPLMFEASEALALVMAVLDGHHEAADPADPAGSALGKIIRALPQPVAAQAEAVRRAAAPAPDRAAARPNPQTTTTLVGASVERQRVRIGYRTEAGREWSQDVDPWAVVVRHGRWYLLCWSHVANAVRAFRIDRVTAVSVLTETFEAPADLDPVGLLETHLATGWEYVTEVVVQAPVERVQRWLPRGLGRLEEGADGTTRLVGSTSNPSWYAEQLAVLPVAFQIVNGPELRSAATDLARRMTDAVV; this is encoded by the coding sequence ATGTCGTCCCCCACCTCCTCCCGCGCCGACACCAGCCCCACAGCCCGAGCCCTGCTGGCGCTCGAGCTGATCCAGTCCACTCCCGGGATCGGCGCCGGTCGGCTGGGCGAGCGGCTGGGAGTCACCGAGCGCGCGGCCCGCCGCTACGTCGCGATCCTGCGGGAGGCCGGGATCCCGGTGGACTCCGAGCGCGGCCCCTATGGCGGCTACCGGGTCGGGCGCGGGCTGCGGCTCCCCCCGCTGATGTTCGAGGCCTCCGAGGCCCTGGCGCTGGTGATGGCCGTGCTCGACGGCCACCACGAGGCCGCCGACCCGGCCGATCCGGCCGGCAGCGCGCTCGGCAAGATCATCCGAGCCCTGCCCCAACCGGTCGCCGCGCAGGCCGAGGCCGTCCGCCGCGCCGCCGCACCAGCTCCCGACCGCGCGGCCGCGCGACCCAACCCGCAGACCACGACGACCCTCGTCGGGGCCAGCGTGGAACGGCAGCGGGTCCGGATCGGCTACCGCACCGAAGCCGGACGCGAGTGGTCGCAGGACGTCGACCCGTGGGCCGTGGTGGTCCGGCACGGCCGCTGGTACCTGCTCTGCTGGAGCCACGTCGCGAACGCCGTCCGGGCGTTCCGCATCGACCGCGTCACGGCCGTCTCGGTGCTCACCGAGACCTTCGAGGCACCCGCCGATCTCGACCCCGTCGGCCTCCTGGAGACCCACCTGGCCACCGGCTGGGAGTACGTCACCGAGGTCGTCGTGCAGGCGCCGGTCGAGCGCGTGCAGCGCTGGTTGCCGCGGGGGCTCGGGCGGCTCGAGGAGGGTGCCGACGGCACCACCAGGCTGGTGGGCAGCACCAGCAACCCCTCATGGTATGCCGAGCAGCTGGCCGTCCTGCCCGTCGCCTTCCAGATCGTGAATGGTCCCGAACTCCGTTCGGCTGCAACGGATCTCGCGCGCCGGATGACTGACGCAGTGGTCTGA